The nucleotide sequence AAATCACCTAACGGTATTCGAACatgatttttcaaagaatCATCTTGTCTCCGTGTATCAGCCTCTCCATTGTGTATGTTTTCATTGACACACATTCTTGTATTACTTATCCTTGTATTTTTATCTGATATAACAGTAAtaggtaaaattattattaattaaatatatgctaaaataattatgaaattagacaatatttagaaaattaatctaaAGTACTggttaataatgtataagtCTGGCTTGTCACTTtcatatgaattattaatacaaaaataatacagaTTTGAACATCATTACTTTACATCATTATGTTACAtcttttatatagtttttttttgtgtatgtTTACCAATCTTATTCttgtattaatatctaatatagaAGTAATAATTTAGACTGCATTATATACTATCAaacatttatgataaaatagcAGTCATGAAATTTATCAATATGAAGGAAATTTACCTGCAAGTACTTGAACGTCATTATTTTCGACATATGTATTGACTTTGTCTGTACTATTAAACTGAATTCTTTTACATATGATATAaggtttttctttatttatgttttttaatatttcatttaatatttttttattgtctgtaaaataagataaatttgttttaatatgttgctgattttttcatttaattaattttctttttgcattttgtaaaattaattatttaataacatctaCTATGATATTGATATaagtgtaacatatatattgataacaatgtataaactaattgtaagacttGACACTATTATAATAGACAAATATCATACATATTGCACAATTCAACTGTATAGTTTTAATTCCTTTACATCAagatttctatataattttaataatttacagttaACTTAATATGAGGCCCGATTGCACCTAAgtcacataatatttaatcgtaaCTTAATTCactttgtgtgtgtgtgtgtgtgtttctctttctaacccaggtagcaagcactcgtcattttgacgtcaattgacgtcaaaagacgtcaaaatgacaaacttttgacgtcaattggcgtcaaaatgacgagtgcTTGCTACCTGATGGGAACTAACCTTTTAGAGAGAGACGAATAGCGAGTTAAGCTAAGGTTAAATATTATGTGAAGTTGGTGCAATCAGGCTTACgtcttatgaaaaattttgctGCTTACCATTTCTTGCTAAAACATTTGCCGTATACATACGCCCATCACTATACTTTGCTTTCGTAATGCTTTTATTAACAACAATCCTGTTTGACTTACATACGTAATTAATACCATCATCAAATTTGAGTAAAAGGCGCAAGTCCAATGGAGATCCGTAAACCTAACCCTAACCGTAAGACCGTAACCGTAAAAGTTGGTTTATTTGAACTTTTACATACCACGGCACGTACCACGGTTATGGTAACGAAGAGAGGTTAGTTCAGAACGTTACATTCAGAACGGGTGTGAGGTTATATGTTTACAATGGACTTGACGGACCAACGTTTAATTGAATTGGTGGAGAAATGTTctcatttatacaataaaagcAGTCCCGATTACAAAGACAaattaaaatcacaaaattCGTGGTGTAGCATTGCAGAAGCGTTGAATGCAACAggtatgtacatgtatgtcattatcagtttttttatttatttatttatttatttatttagttctATAGTAATACAACAGTTTATACGTATTGTGTACtataatttaatcatatatattattatgcagCTGCTGACTGCGAACACCGATGGAGCCAATTGCGAGAACGTTTTGTTCGTGAGAGACGTTCTTTAAAAGCAAGGCTTCCATCCGGTTCAGGATCCTCAAAACAGTCAACGCCTAGTCATCTGTATAAAGCTCTGCAGTTCTTAGAACCTCATGTTCAAAGTAGAAGgtatgtaatttatgtaaatattatccATTCAAGTATGTTcactaaatttattatattatgtatttatatttagccTTTTTACACACTGTGTCCTTGCAATGCAGTTTGCTGAAAATTGACTTcgtatagtaaaaatatttaacaaaaacatACATGCGAATAGAAGTTTTTATCCGCATTTGTacgtttcttaattaaatttgtatgttTCTTACACATACAATAAATACGcatgtaaaaaaagtattttccaattatttcAGGACACGTGggaatgttttaaaaagaagCTTGTCATCATCTGAAGAATCTACACGTGGGAATGTTTTGAAAAGAAGCTTGTCACCATCTGAAGAATCTACTACATGGGATGCGCTAGAGACCGACGATCCAGATGTGATGGAATATCTGAAAATTGTAGAGCATAACAAAAGCAAGCATGAAACACCACAAGTGAGAAATGAGCTCAAAGAATCAgatttgttgaaaataaaaatggaaccatcggatgaaaataatgtcaaTGTACTGAATGTTAAGACTTCAGCTGTCAATAAAACATATACAGACATTGTAAATGacaaaacaagaaaaagtGTAAAAACCAATGTAAGTGTCAATGATGATACTTTACAAGTTGTTTCTGAAGCATTACAGAGTGTAAAAGGACTATGTGAATCTGCTGACAAAGAGCGATAATGTTGCCTATAACTTTTGCATGACTACGTACAGTCAATTGAAGAAAATGTCgaagaaaaagcaaaaaatcgCTCGTTCCAAAATCCACACCATCATGCTAGAACTGGAATCTGACTCAGAGTaaacagtattttattttttttattttgtgattCTATCCAAAGAAGTTGgttttgtttcttatttttaaaagttacttattttttgtaaaactgtTATTACATACTTATATTAGCtgtaaatatactatatatatactatacagATAGGACATAATATATAAGTCCAAGCTTTCCAATTAGAAAAGTACTTTTTTAGAATAGTATTAATGAATGTGATTTAATCCAAAGAAATaagttttagttttatgtGTTGTTAAAGTACAATCACATGTGTAAATGAGTCTAAACACTTTTAAAATTGTCGGCTGTTAATGATTTCAAAACTTTCAAACTATCTCTACTATAATTTTGTGCAATGTACGAATTTCTTTTCATAAATGaatgttacataaataaacagcataaaaatgttataaatgtagcagtttattatattattataacagaGACTTGTAATGTAGCTGTTATCCaaagtttattaaagatacaatgtgtaatacgtaataagattgttatttaatgataataaacaTTCTGCAAAATATACGTCGTTCtaaa is from Temnothorax longispinosus isolate EJ_2023e chromosome 10, Tlon_JGU_v1, whole genome shotgun sequence and encodes:
- the LOC139820537 gene encoding uncharacterized protein, with translation MFTMDLTDQRLIELVEKCSHLYNKSSPDYKDKLKSQNSWCSIAEALNATAADCEHRWSQLRERFVRERRSLKARLPSGSGSSKQSTPSHLYKALQFLEPHVQSRRTRGNVLKRSLSSSEESTRGNVLKRSLSPSEESTTWDALETDDPDVMEYLKIVEHNKSKHETPQVRNELKESDLLKIKMEPSDENNVNVLNVKTSAVNKTYTDIVNDKTRKSVKTNVSVNDDTLQVVSEALQSVKGLCESADKER